AGATTAGCCCTTCTTACAGCCCTTCTTATTGTATCCATTAGTTCTAGATGGGAAATATACCTAACACCTTTCAATTTAGAAAATTCTATTCTTATTTTCATATTAAAAATCATCCCCTATTATATCCAGTTCTACTCCCAGATCATGACAAACATCACATCTAGTACATTTATTTTCCCTACAATCATCGGTTATTTCTTCGGAAAATGATTTATTATATTCTTTTTTTAGAAATTTTTGTTTAATACCAGTATTTATATGTGACCAGGGTAAGATTTTATTTAAATCTATATCTCCTATTAAATCTTCTAATTGATGATTATTATCTTTAATAGCCTGATACCATATATTAGGCTCGAAATGATCATTCCAGCTGTCAAATTTTGCTCCGTTTTTCCAGGCAGTTTCTATTATTTCAGCGGTATTTCGATCACCTCTAGCAATCACACCTTCAAGCAAACTTAAGTCAGGGTCATTCCAGCTAAATTTGAGACCTCTCCCCCTTAAATTATCTCTAAGATAATCCTGTTTTTCAATTATTTTTTCTTTTGAAGGCATGGAAACCCATTGAAAAGGTGTAAATGGTTTGGGGATAAAAGTAGATACACTAACCTGCACTTCTATTTTTTTCATCCGCTTATCTGTATTTTGACGAATATCTTTACCAATTTCCAGAACCCTTTTTGCTAATCTTACTATACCTTCTAAATCTTTTTCTGTTTCTGTAGGTAAACCGATCATGAAATATAATTTAATTCTATGCCAGCCTGAATTGAAAGCAGATTTTACGGCATCATATAAATTTTCTTCACTAACTCCTTTATTAATTACATTTCTTAATCTCTGAGTTCCAGCTTCAGGTGCAAAAGTCAAACCAGTTTTCTTTACTTTTTGAACTTTTTTAGCTAATTCTACGGAAAAATCATCAACTCTTAAAGAAGAAAGAGATAAACTAATATTGTCTTTTTGATATTTATCCATAAAAGATTCAGTAATTTCTTCAACCTGTGAATGGTCAACAGTACTCAAGGATGTAAGGGAGATTTCTCCATAACCAGTAGATTTAAGAATTTCATCTGCAAGAGAAAGTAATTTTTCTTTACTTCTTTCTCTAGTTGGTCTATAAGTCATTCCAGCTGCACAAAATCTACAACCTCTAGTACATCCTCTAGAAATTTCTAATACAGCTCTATTATGTACTATGTCCATATAAGGTACTATAAATTCAGTAGGGTAATATGCTTTATCTAAATTTTCTACAACCTGTTTATTGATAACATCTTTTATTCCTTTATTAATTGGAGCTAATCTATCTTTAGAATCTTTAATTTCGTATAATGAAGGAACATATACTCCAGAAATTTTATTTAATTCAAATAACATTTCTTCTTTAGAATAATTTTTTTTCTTAAGATTTTTATATTCTCTAATTAATTCAACAATTACCTCTTCTGCTTCACCAATGAAAAATAAATCAATAAAAGGAGCCAGAGGTTCTGGATTAAATACTGTAGCTCCCCCAGCTATAACTAAAGGATCTTTTTCATTCCTGTCTTTACTTCTTATAGCCATATCAGCTAAATCTAAAATATTTAAAATATTTGTATAACTCATCTCATATTGCAGGGTAAAACCTAAAATATCAAAATCTCTAATTTCCCTACCACTTTCAAGTGAATATAAAGGTAAATTATTTTCTTTTAATAATTCTTCCATATCTGTCCAGGGAGAAAAAGTTCTCTCACATAAAATATCTTCATTACTATTTAATAAGTGATAAATAATTTTCATCCCAAGATGAGACATTCCAATTTCATAAACATCAGGAAAAGCAAGTACTGTTTTTATTTTATCATTAGTCCATTTTTTATTTATTGCGTTCCATTCATTACCTATATATCTTTCTGGATTTTTTATTTTATAGAGTAAATCATTTATTTTCTCTTTAACATTCATCATAACACCTCAATTATTAATTCAAAAAACTTAAAAATCTTAAACTAAAACATTATTTTCTTTTTGCGAACATTAATATTAATAATTATTCCAATTGCTATCATATTAGAAAGCATAGCACTACCACCATAACTAATAAAAGGTAGTGGTATTCCAGTTATAGGCATTACTCCCATAGTCATTCCAGAATTTTGTAAAACATGAAAAAAAATCAAAGCTAAAATTCCTGTAACAACAAGTTTACCAAAATCATCTCGAGCATTAATTGCAACTTTAATCATATTCCAAAATAATAATAAATATAAACTAAGTACCAGTGTGATTCCCAAAAATCCAAATTCTTCTCCTACAACTGAAAAAATAAAGTCGGTATGTTTTTCCGGTAAAAAATTCAATTGATTTTGAGTACCAGAAAATAAACCTTTACCAAATAATTTTCCTGAGCCTAAAGCAATCTTTGACTGTAAAATATTATATCCAGCACCCTGAGGATCTATGTCAGGATTTACAAACACAATTAGTCTATTTAACTGATAATCTTTTATAAGAGGAAGAGGAGTTTCAAAGATAAAATGCGAGGCAAGTAATAATAAAATAATTAAAAAACTACCTCCAAAAATTAATAACATTATTTTTCGGTCTCCTCCTGCAACATATAACATAACTAGATAAATGAATAATATAACAAGAGCCGTTCCTAAATCATTTTGTAATATAATTAAAACAAAAGGTATGAATGCATAAAAACCTGACTTTAAAATTCCAGTTAGGTTTTTTAATTCATCTTTCATTTCTGACATAACATTAGCCAGCATAATTATTACTATTATTTTTGCTATTTCAGAGGGTTGAAAGTTAATACTGCCTATACTGATCCAACTTCTCCCCCCACCTCTTTCAGAACCAATAATTAGAAGTAATACTAAAACTCCAACAGTAAAAATATATATTAAATCAGAATATTCTTTAAGAAGTGAATAGTCATAAAATTGGATTATAGTTATAGCAACTACACCTACAATTATAGCTATAATTTGTTTTTGAATGAAATTCCAGTTTTCAGGATTTTTATTTATTTCTACAGCACTACTTATCATAATCAAACCAATAATGGATAATAGTAAAACCAAAATAGGTATATAGATATTCAAGTTTTTCCAAAACCTTTTTTGCCATTTCATTTAATTTTTCCCTCTTATGATGAATTATTTATTGGAAAATTAGCTACTAAAGCCATGATATCTTCTTTTTTATCTAATTCCATTTTTACATTCTGGTCATCTACATCAACATATTTTTTTAGAACTTCTAACATTTCTTCTCTTAAATTTTTCATTTCTTCAGGTGATAAGTTAATCCTATCATGTACAAGTACAAATTGCAGTCTTTCCTTAGCTATATCTTTACTTTTATTTTCTTCACTTTTAAGACCTAATTTTTTTAATATATCATTTAATATATCGATTAGAATCCCCTCCTTTTACCCTAGACCAAATATTTTCTTTAACTTAGTCATCATAGAATCTTTTTTTAAATCCATCATAGGAATATCTTTACCAGTTATTCTATGAGCTATATTATTAAAAGCTTCACTGGCTTTAACCCCATCTGATAAAACAATTGGTTCACCTCTATTAGTAGAAACAACTATCGATTCATCATCTGGAACAACACCTAAAAGATTAATAGCAAGTATTTCTATCATGTCATCGATATTCATCATATCGCCTCTTTCAACCATATCCATTCTGATCCTATTAATTATTACTTCAGGATCATTAACACCCTCAGCTTCTAAAAGACCTATAATTCTATCAGCATCTCTAACAGCAGAAACTTCTGGTGTTGTTAAAATAATGGCATCATCTGCTCCAGCTATAGAATTTTTGAAACCCTGTTCAATACCTGCTGGTGAATCTACTAATACATAATCCATATCCTCTTTTAAGGTATTAGTTAATTCTTTCATTTGAGAAGGTGAAACTGCCGTTTTGTCTCTTGTTTGAGCTGCCGGAAGTAAAACTAAATTATTATTTCTTTTATCTTTAATTAAAGCCTGTTCAAGGCGACAATTTCCTTCAACAACATCAACAATATCATATACAATTCTATTTTCTAAACCTAAAACTACATCAAGATTTCTTAAACCAATATCTGCATCAATTAAACACACTTTTTTCCCTATTTCAGCAAGTGCTGTCCCAATATTTGCAGTAGCTGTTGTTTTACCGACTCCACCTTTACCTGATGTAATAACAATAACCTTTCCAGCCAAAATAATCCCTCCTGTTTTCTACTTATTATAGTTTTCGACTATGATTTTACCATTTTTTAAATATGCAATTTCTGATTCACAATGATTATTTTTATTTTCATCTGGTGATCTCGAAATTACATTTGCAATTCTTAATTGAGTTGCCTCAAGACACATAGCAAATATTTTGGCATCATAGCTACCATCTGCCCCAGCGTGTACTACACCTTTTAATTTACCTAAAACTATTATATCCCCTCCAGCTATTACAACTGCTCCTGGATTTATATCCCCCATAATCACAACATTAGTCGGATATTTTACTCTTTGACCGGATCGAATAGTTCTTTCAATTAATAGGGTATCTTTTTTATTTTTAATTTCTGTTTTTTTCTTGCTAATTTCTGTTTTTTGGGTACTTTTAGTATTATCAATATATACATCATTAATCTCATTATAATTTTTTATTATTTCAATTAATTCAGTAACCTCTTCTAATTTAAAACGATGTCCTGTAATATTTAAGTATATATCAGTGCCAGCAAAAAAATCATTAGCTTGATTTACATGTTTTATTAATTCATTTTTTATATCAGTAAATTTCTTTTTCGAATCTAAATTTATTATTACTCCTTTAGTTCTAACTTGAAAAGATATAGCAGGACTCATAGCTTATACTCCTTATAATAATTAATATATTTAAATAAAATTTCCCTATTATATAACATTCTAGAATAATAGAAAAAATCCTTCTAATTCTCCAAAAATACCGATTTGAAAAAATCCACTAAGTTATTTGATTGTATAATTTCCTCTTCTTGTTTATTTGAGTTATTTTCAATTAAATCTGAACTTTTATTTAATCCAAAATACTCCCTAAATATCTCTTTAGCAACCGGTAAAGTATTAGAACTTGAATTACCATTCTCTAAAAAAACAACAACTACTATTTCAGGATCATCAGCAGGTGCAAAACCTGCAAACCAACCATGATTAGATATACCTGTTTCTGCTGTACCAGTTTTGCCAGCAATTTTTATAGGAAAATCTCTAAAAACTGAAGATGCTGTACCATACTCTGCATTGGTGACTTCTTTCATACCTTCTTTTAAAATTTTATATGTTTCATTAGAAAAAGGTAATTCTTTTTTTAATACTTTATCAAAATCTTTAGTTACGTTTCCCTTATCATCAATTATTTTATCAACAATCTGAGGCTCATATAATTTACCTTCATTAGCAATAGAACTAACTAAAAGGCTTAATTGTAAAGGAGTAGTCAAAAGTCCACCCTGGCCAATTGATAAATTAACTGAATCTCCAGGATACCAATTTTCCCCAAATTCACTTTGTTTCCAACTTTCATCTGGAACCAAACCGCTTTTTTCCTCGGGTAAATCTATTCCTGTTTTTTCTCCCAAGCCGTATTCACGTGCTGTTTCTATTAACTTTTCTCCTTTATATTTTTCATATAATCTATAACCAATTTTATAAAAAACGATATTATTAGATCTTGCTATTGCCTTTGTGAAATCTAATTTACCTTCACCAACCGGGTACCAATTATTAAAAGGTTGAGACCAATCTGGAATATAAAATTTAGCATTTTCATCTACAAATTCTGTCTCACCATCAATACCAAGGTATTTAATTCCGGCTGTACCAGTTACTAATTTGAAAATAGAGCCTGGAGGAATGGCTGACATAGTATTGCGATTCAATAATGGGAAATTAGGATCATTTTGAAGTTCATCATATTTACCCTCACTTATTCCATTAGAAAAATCATTAGGATCATAATTAGGTATACTTGTAATTGCTCTTATAGCCCCACTATTTACTTCCATTACAATTGCACTGGCTCCTGTAGGTATTGTAAGTTCCTGATCATTTTTAGCTTCTTCTTTAAGGGCTTCAAATGCATTTGTAAGTTTTTTTTCAATTCTTGCTTCTAAATCCATATTTATATTTAATATTAGATCATTACCAGGCTCAGGAGATTTCATACCAATAGTTTTTATCTTATAACCCATATTATTAACTTCAATCTGTTCTACTCCATTTTTACCATTTAGATAATTTTCATATTCTTTTTCCAACCCTGCAATACCTATAATATCTCCACCTCTATAATTTTTACCCTCATTATTAAACTGCTTTAATTGTTCTTCACTTATTTGTCCTACATATCCTAAAACATGAGAAGCAGTTTTAGCAAAAGGATACTGTCTTAAAAAAGAGTCTTCTATAACAAGGCCTGGTAACTCTTTAGAATTTTCCTCTATACTTATCATATTTTTGGAAGATAGATTTCTTTTCAGAAGTAAAGAAGAATTATAAATATCTTTATTTTCTATATATTTTTTCTTTAAAGAACTAGTATCCAAATTTGTAAATTCACTTAAGCGATCTATAACATCTTCAACCTTTAGCTCTGGAGAAACCTCATTAGGAAGAAGATACAAATTATATGATAACTTATTTGAAGCTATTATTTCACCATTTTTATCAATGATTTTTCCTCTGGGTGCATTTACCGGTCTTAAAGATATTCTATTACCTTCAGACAAATCAAAATAATAATCTCCTGATATTAATTGTAAATACCCCCCTCTTAAAACAAGAAAAATCATAACTGAAATTATAATTAATCTCAGAATTTTTAATCTCTTATTCATAATAACTTCTCCTATTTTTTTCATTAAGATTAAAATAATAAATTATACTATATACTATAAAAGTCAAAATTGTATTATAGAAAGCAAATTTAATAACATAACTTTTAAAAAGGGTCCACAGATTAATTGTAAATATTAAATTTTCTATAAGGGGAATAATTAATATTTCCTGTAAAATTGAAATAAAAAATACTACTAGTGGTGGAATCAAAATATTTTGTTTATATACTTTTCCTTCCACCAAACCTGCTATTAAACCAAGAATAGCTTTACTTACTGTATATACTCCAAAAAAACCTCCTAAAAAAACATCCTGAATTAATCCTAAAATTAGTCCAGAAAAAAAACCAGCTTTAGTTCCTGAGGAGAAGGCTATTAAAACTACTAATATTAACAAAAAATCTGGAGTATAATCCATAAAAGGTAGATATACTTTAAATTGCAACTGTAAAATCAATGCTATTAAAGAAAACAATGCATAATATAGCCCTTTTTTCATAACTTTCCTCCTCTCATTATCTTACAAACTAAAAATCTGTTATGACTAATACTTCTTCAATAGTATTTAAATCAATAAATAAATCTATTTTAGCTTTTTGAGAAACTCCATAATTATCAGGATTGACTTCTGTTACTTTACCTATTGGAAGACCTTTTGGATATGTATTAGATAGTCCTGAAGTTAAAATCAAATCATTTTCACGAATATCAGAATCCCAGGAAAGATTATCCATAATATTATATTTACTATTTTCCTGATTTCCTTTTACTAATCCTACAGCTCTTGAATCCTCTCTTTGAACAATCCCAGCAACTACAAAGCCAGAGTTATTAACCATTTCTACCTGCGCAGAATCGCTGGTAATATAATTAATTTGTCCCACAAAGCTTCCATTATAAGTAACTACTGTCATCCCATCTTTTAGTCCATCTTTACTACCTTTATTTATAAGAATTTTTTCTTTCCATTTAGAAGGGCCATATCCAATTACTTTTGCCCCCTGAGTTTCATAAGAAGTTAATTCTTTGAAATCTAATAATTTACGTAATCTTTCATTTTGAATTTCATATTTTTTCATAAGTATATTATTTAATCTTTCTTCAGCTAATTGTTTTTTCAATTTTTCATTTTCTGAAAGTATTTCACCTGCATTTTTGAATCTTTTAATATAATTATCAATACTGGTTATAACCCTATTAACTCCTGATACTGCTGGAGATATCAAATTATATATACCACTCTGAACAAAAGAAAGATATGGTATGTTTATAGAAAAATAATTACTAATCCCCAAACTTATTATTAATAATAAAAAGATAGCTATTAAAATCAAAGGTGTATTATTAAATCTATTCATATAATCACTTCCTCTTTAAGATAGCTTTTTTGGAGAAATCAATACTTTTTTTAGTGAATCTATTTCTTCAAGAGCAATTCCAGTACCCTGTACTACACTATCTAAAGGATCTTCAGCAAGATGAACAGGAATTTCAGTTTCTTTTTTAATAAGTTCAGCTAAACTTTGCAATAGAACTCCTCCACCAGTTAAAATTATTCCTCTATCCATTACATCTGAAGATAATTCAGGAGGTGTTTTTTCCAAAGTCATTTTTACTGCTTCAATAATATTTTCAATTGGTTCTCTAAGAGCCTTCTGCACCTCAGAACTTTTTACTGAAATAGTTTTTGGCAAACCACTAACCTGGTCTCTACCTCTTATTTCTTTTTGACCTTCATTTTCACCAATTAATGCTGAACCTATATCAATTTTTAATTCTTCAGCTGTTCTATCACCTATTAATAAATTATATTCATTTTTGATATAACTAACTATAGCTTCATCCATTTCATCCCCACCAACTCTTATAGAACGGCTGGTTACTATTCCTCCTAATGAAATAACTGCAACTTCGGTAGTTCCCCCACCAATATCAACCACCATATTACCTGTTGGTTCTTCAACTGGTAATCCAGCACCAATAGCAGCTGCCATAGGTTCTTCTATTAGATAAGCTTTTCTGGCACCTGCATGTTCTGCTGCATCTAAAACTGCTCTTTTTTCTACTTCAGTTACCCCTGAAGGAACACAAATAATTATTCTAGGTCTTACAAGTTTACTTCTTTTATGAGCTTTAGTTATAAAATAACGAAGCATTGCTTCAGTAATATCAAAATCAGCAATAACACCATCTTTCATAGGTCGAACAGCCCTAATATTACCAGGTGTACGTCCAATCATTTTTTTTGCTTCATTACCAACTGCTAATACCTCATTATCTCTTAAAGCAACTACTGATGGCTCTCTGATCAAAATTCCTTTTCCTTTTATATAAACTAATGTATTGGCTGTACCTAAATCAATTCCCATATCTCTCGAAAATGGTGCACCTAAAAATTTGAAAACCATATGTTTTTCCCCTCTCTATATATCTTATTTAAATAATTTCTTCTTCCTTCATACTAATAAATTTATTATCTCCAATAACAATATGATCTAAAACATTAATTCCTATTATTTCCCCAACTTTAATTAACCTTTTTGTGATTTTTATGTCATCCTGACTGGGAGTAGGTTCTCCACTTGGATGATTATGAAAAAGTATAATAGCAGCACTACTTCTTTTAATTGCAACTTTATATACTTCTCTGGGATGAACTATTGAACTACTGAGCCCTCCTTTGCTTATTAAGGGAGTAGCAATAACTTTATTTTTTATATCAAGTAATACTAGTCCAAATACCTCCTGTTTCAAAAAGCGAAGTTTGGGCATAATTAGAGAAACAATATCTTTTGGGGTTTGAATGACAGGTTGTTCTAAAAATGAGCTGGAATGAATTCTTTTACTCAACTCTATTAAAGCTAAAATCTGGGAAGCCTTAACAGTTCCAATTCCCTTTAGTTTAACTAATTCTTCAGCCTTTAATTCTACTATCCCTTTCAAACCATTAAAATAATTTAAAATATCCTGTGATAATTCAACAGCTGTTCTTTTTGCTATACCTAATCTTATTATAACAGCTAACAACTCTGCATTAGATAATTGTTCAGCCCCATATTTTAGCAATTTTTCGCGAGGCCTTTCTTCTTTAGGAAGTTCTTTTATTGTACATCTATATTCTACATTCTCCATTATCATCTTCCTTTATAATTTTTATATAATATCAATTGAAAATTTATTAAGAATTCGAGCTAGTTTATGGACAGGTAAACCCATAACTGTAAAATATGAACCCTCTATTTTCTCTACAAAAACACTTCCTAAACCTTGAATTGCATAAGAACCAGCTTTACCCATAGGTTCTCCAGTAGAAACATATTTTTCAACTTCATTATCAGTCATATCAGCTAAATATACTTCTGTTCTGTCTATATCAGTAATTTCTTTTCTATTCAATGTTGAGAAAACTGCCAATCCAGTGATTACTGTATGATTATCACCTCGTAATTCTTTTAACATTTTAATAGCATCTTCTTCAGATTGAGGTTTACCCAAAATCTTTTCATCATTAACAATAATTGTATCAGCTGCTATTATTAAAGTATCTTCTACTAATTTACTGACTTCTTTTGCTTTTAAAGATGATAATTCCTGTACCATTTTTTCTGGACTTAAATGTTCATAAACACTCTCATCAATTTTACTTGGCACAACTGTAAACTGCATGTTTAATCTTTTTAATATTTTTTCTCTTCTTGGAGATTCTGAAGCTAAAATCAAGTTCTTCATATTAAAAATCCTCCTTTAATGGCAAGTGATTTAGGGTAAAATAAGTAACTAATCCTACTCCTATTCCAGTGGGTACAGCCATTAATAATAAATAGGGTAAATAGTAAAATATACCCTGATTTGCAATTATAAAAAACGCTATTACAATCTGACCAATATTATGAAAAACAGCACCTAAAACACTCACTCCAATAATACTTAATTTATCTTTTAAGTAAAAATAAGCAAATGCCATTGCTAAAAATCCTAAAATCCCGCCTATTAAACTAAAATAGAAATTTATAGTCATAAAAGTTCCTATTAATAAAGAACCTAGAAAAACTCTTAAAAATAATACTTGAAAACCAGCTTGAAAACCAAAAATGATTAGAGCAAGCAAATTCGGAATATTTGCAAGTCCTAATTTTGCACCAGGTACTACTCCATTAATAGGGATTAAACCTTCTATAACATGTAATATTAATCCAAGACTAACAAGCAGGGAAATAATAACCATTTTTTTTATTTTTGATTTTCTCATATTTACCTCTTTTCTTTCTTAGATTAATTTTTGGTAAAAATATCCTCAAAATCTTCACTATACCATATTTCTCCATCTTTTATAAGAAATCCTGCAATATTATCAGATTTTTTTATTTCTTTTTTAGCATTTTCCCAGCCCATAATAAATAGTGCTGTAGATAAAATATCAGCACTCATAGCATTAGAACTATAAATAGTAACTGACTGTAATTCACGAGCTGGATAACCGGTATTGGGATCGAGTAAATGTGAATACCTTTTATTATTTTTAATAAAATAGCGCTCATAATCTCCTGAAGTGGCAATAGCTCCTTTAGAAATCTCAAGAATATAATCATTATAAATTTGATTATTAAATCTCGGTTTTCTAATTCCAATAGTCCATTTTCGATTCTTTAAGGTATTCAATCCAGATACTCGAATATTTCCTCCAGCATTTATAAAAAAATTATCTATATTATTTTCTTTTAGATATTCATAAACTTTATCTATGATAAAACCCTTAGCTGCCGCTCCTAAATCTATTTTACTTTCTTTAGGTAAATAGATTTTATTATTACCTTTATCAATCTTTATATCATTATAGTTAATCAATTGCAATGCACTTTTTATATCATTTTTATCAGGAATTTTATTTTCTCCTTCTCCAAACCCCCAGATATCAATTAAAGGGGCAATAGTTGGATCGAAATTACCTTCAGTCAATTTTGCATATTCTTTTAGCCGAAAAAATAATTCTCTCATTTCAGAAGATACTTCAACACCAGATTCCCCATAATTATTTATTTTAGAAATCATACTATTATTATTATAACGATCCAATCTTTTATTCCAGTCTTTAATAATTTTTATTGATTCAGAAATAATATCATTACCATCATTTTCACTGATAATTTTAATTTCAACTACAGTATCCATTATAAATACTTTTTCAGTATATAATTTTTCTTTGTTTTCAGTTTGTTGTACTATTAAAAACAAACTAATAGTTATAATTAATAAAATAATTATTATTGCAATTTTATTTTTCATTTTACCAGGTCACTCCATCTAAATCACTTTTTTCACTTTCAATCCAAATAGATATTTTATTGGGAACACAAATAATTGAAGGCCCAGCTCTATTAATCCATCCAGTTTTTACACAAATTTTTTCCGGATCTTTTTCAGGTGCTTCTTTCATTCGAACTTTTCCATTATAAGCTTCAATAATACTTGTACCTATAGGACCTTCTACTTCAACTATAATTCGATTGTTAATAGTTTCTTTAACAGGAATTTTTTGGACTATTTCACCTTCCTGGCTGATATAAATAACCTGATCTCCACTATCCGCATTTTCACTATTCCAGAAAGGAAGAAATAAAA
This genomic interval from Halanaerobiales bacterium contains the following:
- a CDS encoding DUF2344 domain-containing protein, with product MIFNMKIRIEFSKLKGVRYISHLELMDTIRRAVRRANL
- a CDS encoding TIGR03960 family B12-binding radical SAM protein — protein: MNVKEKINDLLYKIKNPERYIGNEWNAINKKWTNDKIKTVLAFPDVYEIGMSHLGMKIIYHLLNSNEDILCERTFSPWTDMEELLKENNLPLYSLESGREIRDFDILGFTLQYEMSYTNILNILDLADMAIRSKDRNEKDPLVIAGGATVFNPEPLAPFIDLFFIGEAEEVIVELIREYKNLKKKNYSKEEMLFELNKISGVYVPSLYEIKDSKDRLAPINKGIKDVINKQVVENLDKAYYPTEFIVPYMDIVHNRAVLEISRGCTRGCRFCAAGMTYRPTRERSKEKLLSLADEILKSTGYGEISLTSLSTVDHSQVEEITESFMDKYQKDNISLSLSSLRVDDFSVELAKKVQKVKKTGLTFAPEAGTQRLRNVINKGVSEENLYDAVKSAFNSGWHRIKLYFMIGLPTETEKDLEGIVRLAKRVLEIGKDIRQNTDKRMKKIEVQVSVSTFIPKPFTPFQWVSMPSKEKIIEKQDYLRDNLRGRGLKFSWNDPDLSLLEGVIARGDRNTAEIIETAWKNGAKFDSWNDHFEPNIWYQAIKDNNHQLEDLIGDIDLNKILPWSHINTGIKQKFLKKEYNKSFSEEITDDCRENKCTRCDVCHDLGVELDIIGDDF
- the rodA gene encoding rod shape-determining protein RodA codes for the protein MKWQKRFWKNLNIYIPILVLLLSIIGLIMISSAVEINKNPENWNFIQKQIIAIIVGVVAITIIQFYDYSLLKEYSDLIYIFTVGVLVLLLIIGSERGGGRSWISIGSINFQPSEIAKIIVIIMLANVMSEMKDELKNLTGILKSGFYAFIPFVLIILQNDLGTALVILFIYLVMLYVAGGDRKIMLLIFGGSFLIILLLLASHFIFETPLPLIKDYQLNRLIVFVNPDIDPQGAGYNILQSKIALGSGKLFGKGLFSGTQNQLNFLPEKHTDFIFSVVGEEFGFLGITLVLSLYLLLFWNMIKVAINARDDFGKLVVTGILALIFFHVLQNSGMTMGVMPITGIPLPFISYGGSAMLSNMIAIGIIININVRKKKIMF
- the minE gene encoding cell division topological specificity factor MinE, with amino-acid sequence MLIDILNDILKKLGLKSEENKSKDIAKERLQFVLVHDRINLSPEEMKNLREEMLEVLKKYVDVDDQNVKMELDKKEDIMALVANFPINNSS
- the minD gene encoding septum site-determining protein MinD, with protein sequence MAGKVIVITSGKGGVGKTTATANIGTALAEIGKKVCLIDADIGLRNLDVVLGLENRIVYDIVDVVEGNCRLEQALIKDKRNNNLVLLPAAQTRDKTAVSPSQMKELTNTLKEDMDYVLVDSPAGIEQGFKNSIAGADDAIILTTPEVSAVRDADRIIGLLEAEGVNDPEVIINRIRMDMVERGDMMNIDDMIEILAINLLGVVPDDESIVVSTNRGEPIVLSDGVKASEAFNNIAHRITGKDIPMMDLKKDSMMTKLKKIFGLG
- the minC gene encoding septum site-determining protein MinC, with the protein product MSPAISFQVRTKGVIINLDSKKKFTDIKNELIKHVNQANDFFAGTDIYLNITGHRFKLEEVTELIEIIKNYNEINDVYIDNTKSTQKTEISKKKTEIKNKKDTLLIERTIRSGQRVKYPTNVVIMGDINPGAVVIAGGDIIVLGKLKGVVHAGADGSYDAKIFAMCLEATQLRIANVISRSPDENKNNHCESEIAYLKNGKIIVENYNK
- the mrdA gene encoding penicillin-binding protein 2; its protein translation is MNKRLKILRLIIISVMIFLVLRGGYLQLISGDYYFDLSEGNRISLRPVNAPRGKIIDKNGEIIASNKLSYNLYLLPNEVSPELKVEDVIDRLSEFTNLDTSSLKKKYIENKDIYNSSLLLKRNLSSKNMISIEENSKELPGLVIEDSFLRQYPFAKTASHVLGYVGQISEEQLKQFNNEGKNYRGGDIIGIAGLEKEYENYLNGKNGVEQIEVNNMGYKIKTIGMKSPEPGNDLILNINMDLEARIEKKLTNAFEALKEEAKNDQELTIPTGASAIVMEVNSGAIRAITSIPNYDPNDFSNGISEGKYDELQNDPNFPLLNRNTMSAIPPGSIFKLVTGTAGIKYLGIDGETEFVDENAKFYIPDWSQPFNNWYPVGEGKLDFTKAIARSNNIVFYKIGYRLYEKYKGEKLIETAREYGLGEKTGIDLPEEKSGLVPDESWKQSEFGENWYPGDSVNLSIGQGGLLTTPLQLSLLVSSIANEGKLYEPQIVDKIIDDKGNVTKDFDKVLKKELPFSNETYKILKEGMKEVTNAEYGTASSVFRDFPIKIAGKTGTAETGISNHGWFAGFAPADDPEIVVVVFLENGNSSSNTLPVAKEIFREYFGLNKSSDLIENNSNKQEEEIIQSNNLVDFFKSVFLEN
- the mreC gene encoding rod shape-determining protein MreC — encoded protein: MNRFNNTPLILIAIFLLLIISLGISNYFSINIPYLSFVQSGIYNLISPAVSGVNRVITSIDNYIKRFKNAGEILSENEKLKKQLAEERLNNILMKKYEIQNERLRKLLDFKELTSYETQGAKVIGYGPSKWKEKILINKGSKDGLKDGMTVVTYNGSFVGQINYITSDSAQVEMVNNSGFVVAGIVQREDSRAVGLVKGNQENSKYNIMDNLSWDSDIRENDLILTSGLSNTYPKGLPIGKVTEVNPDNYGVSQKAKIDLFIDLNTIEEVLVITDF
- a CDS encoding rod shape-determining protein; this translates as MVFKFLGAPFSRDMGIDLGTANTLVYIKGKGILIREPSVVALRDNEVLAVGNEAKKMIGRTPGNIRAVRPMKDGVIADFDITEAMLRYFITKAHKRSKLVRPRIIICVPSGVTEVEKRAVLDAAEHAGARKAYLIEEPMAAAIGAGLPVEEPTGNMVVDIGGGTTEVAVISLGGIVTSRSIRVGGDEMDEAIVSYIKNEYNLLIGDRTAEELKIDIGSALIGENEGQKEIRGRDQVSGLPKTISVKSSEVQKALREPIENIIEAVKMTLEKTPPELSSDVMDRGIILTGGGVLLQSLAELIKKETEIPVHLAEDPLDSVVQGTGIALEEIDSLKKVLISPKKLS